AACAAACAACGGATGCACGATCTATTGGTAGAGATCGAAACCTTGGAAAAAGATGGGTTCCCCATCCAGCAGCAATGTACCGAGGCGATTGCCTGTCTCGAAAGAGCCCATAAAATGTTTGTCCAAAGAGCAACAAAAGAAGGATTCAGCTTACAGGATTGCCGGGTGGGAGAAATAGAAATAAAGCAATACTCGGCGATGAAACAGATGGCTATAAAAGGAGGACTCCCCCACGCACATTATGACCAGCGCATCCGGGAAGTACGAGTCCGGCTATTCGGAGAACAAATGGTAAAAGATAATTTTGATTGACTTCATCAGCTCTCCCGGAGAACCCCAACAAGGAGCTGATGATTTTTGCAACGCCTATTCTTCAACAATCTCTACTTTCAGACGATCCGGTTTTTCTTCCGTGATTTGCAGTTTCGTACCTTTAATTGCTACGCGAATCGCATCCCGGATACTCATTTTACCTTTCACGGCATTTACTTTCACGCTACCCGTCTTTGCCAAATCCGTCTCGATAAAACATCCCGTGGCATGAGCCAAAGCCTGTGCCGTTTCATCGAATCGCTGTGCCGGAATATCATACGGGATTTCAGTAATCGTATCCAGACATCCCCGACAGGGATGACGTAAAGTATCCACAGAACTCGATTCAGCAATTGTTGTGGACTTCGCCTCAACAACCCCAGAATCACTTGTTTTCACCTTATCCTTACACCCGCAGAACAACGCTCCCGCTAGCAAAAGAAAAATTAAACTTACACGTTTCATAATATCTCACATTTTAAAGTTAAACTCCTATCCATCTCACCTATAGCTATCACTCTTGATTTCACTATTACAAATGAAATGCCATACCAGGAAAAACAGTCATATTGTCCCTCGAAACCGGAAATATCACTAACTTTGGCATAAAAACAAGACTATGGCAACTACAATTATATTCAACGCTTGTATCATTACCATGAATGAAGGCATGGAGGTGATCAAAAACGGTTCCATCCGGGTGGAAGACAACCAGATAAAAGAAATTCGAGAAGGAAAAATCGAATCTCCTGACGCGGAGTATTTCGATGCAGAAGGCATGATCGTGATGCCCGGATTTATCAACACACATACTCACGTCCCCATGACCATGTTACGCGGGTATGCCGATGATCTCCCTCTCCACACTTGGCTAAACGAACATATTTTCCCGGCAGAGGCACGCATGGTGACCCCGGAAAACGTGGCAGTTGCCGCCCGCTTTGCTTTTATCGAGATGATCAAGTCGGGAACCACGTGTTTCAACGACATGTACTTCTTTGAAGACATCATCGCCTCGGAAGCCAAGAAAGCGGGTATCCGGGCCGTCGTGGGGGAGTCCCTGATCGACTTTCCGACACCGAGTTTTCACACGGTCGACGAAGGGGTAGCTCGCTGTGAATCTCTCGTTCAACAATGGTACGGGGACAGCTTGATTCATCCTACCATTTGCGCCCATTCTCCCTATACCTGTTCAAAAGAGACGCTACAAAAAGCCAAAATACTCTCTGAAAAATACAACATTCCCCTCCACATCCACGTGGCAGAAACCCGTAAAGAAGTGGAAGACCTCACGAGTCAAACCGGTATGGCCCCGGCCGAATACCTTTACTCGATCGGGTTACTGGACAGGAACGTGATCGCAGCCCATTCCGTCTGGCTGAACCTGAAAGAAATTGAATTATACGCCCGGACCCGCACGTCTGTTGCCCACTGTCCGAAAAGTAATCTAAAACTGGCCAGTGGTATCGCCGACACGGATACATACATGAAAGCGGGCATTAACGTCAGCATCGGTACCGATGGCACGGCAAGCAACAACACGCTGGATATGGTGGAAGAAATGCGCTTCGCGGCCCTCCTTCCCAAAGGCTCCCTCCACAACCCGGAAGCCGTCAACGCCCGAACGGCATTACGAATGGCCACGATCAACGGGGCAAAAGCCCTCGGTATTCATCACCTCACGGGTTCTCTCGAGGTCGGGAAACGAGCCGACTTGATCGTGATTCATGCCGATGCCAGCAATATGCTCCCGATCTACGACGTGTATTCAGCCATCGTTTATGCATCCAACAGCAAAAACATCCGTTCCAGCATGGTAAACGGGAAATGGATTATGCGCAACCGGGAGCTTATGAATATCAATAAAACGGAAACCATGGAGTCCATGAAACACATCGTTAACAGCCAGATTGACAACCGAAAATGATGACATGGAAATGAGTCTTTCATTTTCGAATTTCCATTTTCAATTCTCAATTATATTCGTTAGTTTTGCAAACCTTTTTACAAAGAAAGGAGTTTATAAATACTATAAACCCAATTAGATATGGAAAATAAAAATTATGGAGGACTCGACAGCGAGTTTACGGCATACGAAACTGCCGAGATTGTAGTATTACCTGTACCTTATGACGGGACAAGCACGTGGTTGAAAGGGGCAGATAAAGGTCCCGATGCA
The window above is part of the Butyricimonas paravirosa genome. Proteins encoded here:
- a CDS encoding amidohydrolase family protein; the encoded protein is MATTIIFNACIITMNEGMEVIKNGSIRVEDNQIKEIREGKIESPDAEYFDAEGMIVMPGFINTHTHVPMTMLRGYADDLPLHTWLNEHIFPAEARMVTPENVAVAARFAFIEMIKSGTTCFNDMYFFEDIIASEAKKAGIRAVVGESLIDFPTPSFHTVDEGVARCESLVQQWYGDSLIHPTICAHSPYTCSKETLQKAKILSEKYNIPLHIHVAETRKEVEDLTSQTGMAPAEYLYSIGLLDRNVIAAHSVWLNLKEIELYARTRTSVAHCPKSNLKLASGIADTDTYMKAGINVSIGTDGTASNNTLDMVEEMRFAALLPKGSLHNPEAVNARTALRMATINGAKALGIHHLTGSLEVGKRADLIVIHADASNMLPIYDVYSAIVYASNSKNIRSSMVNGKWIMRNRELMNINKTETMESMKHIVNSQIDNRK